Sequence from the Toxoplasma gondii ME49 chromosome Ib, whole genome shotgun sequence genome:
GACGATTTCGCGTTCAGAAAAGAATCTTTCTCTGAGTCGTTAAattccttctctgccgttTCGCCGATCCTACTTCAGTTGGGGAGAATGGGGCGATGGGGAAGAGTTTGGTTTCTCACGTTGCATGCAGGTGGTAAAGCGCACGAAACCATGGCCATTTTCAGCATTTGGCCAGTTTGTGACGCGTCATTGTTCGCCTAGGCGATTCAAAGCAGTTCCTTCGGGAGGAAGTCGCGAAGCGACTCCAGGAATCAACGTTCAGAGGGATGTCTGCGACAAGCCGTGGGCAGGCAACGAAACCTTCCAGTCTTGGGGTCTCGACTTCCCTGGTGTCATCGGAGCCGTTTGTGCCtccgaagagaggaaacgcaggcaTTTGCCAGTCGTGTGCTGAACCTATTTTCGTTTCCGCGCAGAAGAACTCGCAACTGTTCTTTCTGGTGATGGAGAGCCTGACTTTTCCAGACTACGAACCTGAACGAGCAACCGACTGCAGTGGCGACGCATACGGCAGGAAGTCTGCGAGTTTCGCAAATTGGAAGCATTTCAACCACTCTGTATCGCTTCATTCATCCATACACAACTGCTTCTTCAAAATACGTGTGTAAGCGTATGTGTATGCCTGTTCAGTGCATGGAGGTAGGCATGCTTCTGTTCGCGGCTTGTGTGCACATCTGTAtgcgtttgttttctctcatGTCCTTTCCTGCAAAAAGATAAATCGACAATCTCCATTTTAACCTCTTGACTTCCGCACTTTCGCCGTTCCTGGAAGGTCTTGGTGACAccctttccttttcgttcAAGCCCTGCTCCATTTCTGTCATTTTAAAAGTCTTTCGGCCATTTTTTCTGTCAATCGGTGCCCTTTTCCGTTTTCCATCGTAAAAACGAAGCCTTTCCCCACGATTTACCGCCGTTACTCCCCGCTAATCAAGGGTTCTTTACCCCCAGCCCTGTCAGTACCACCGAACTAGAGAGAGTgcggaaaacggagaaacacCGTGTCTGAGCGACTGTTTTCGCTGGCATCTTCCGTTAccccgctctctcctcttcttgaGAAGATGGCGCTCACTGAGGCCGAGAAGGCGTTTCCGAGCGCCATGGAGGTTTCGGGCGAGAAGGCCGGGATagaggcgcatgcatttgcGGACTCCACTGACAACGACTCGTCCTCTGAGCAGTCGCGAGACGAGCGCGAGAGTCTGCTGCGTCATCCACGAGCCTTGACCTCCACTGTCGCGTTGTCGGCGAGCGTTCCTGACTCCGAGAACTCCTTCAAAGATAGCGAAACCGCTCTGGAAGAAGGGAACGCCTACACGAGCGCTTTGCTCGATCCCGAAGACAGCTACGAcccgacgaagaaagaggcaaaggagacaaagggagacacaaagagcgagacgaagaaagagccagagggagaaacaaagggagatagagagacagacgcagttGGGGAGGAGCGAGAGTTCCAAGAGTCTCAACAGTCGCCAGTTGCGGCGGCGTGTGTGGAGGTGATCGCAGCGATGAAGGAAGATGAGTTTTTTGCGGAAGCGAGCAGGCTGATTCGCCGAGAGAGGTTCAGATACCTCGAGGGTATCAGAATGATGAAGGAAGACCATTCGTACCTGGATTTGGCCGATGAAGACAACGGCGCACCTTCAAAGCTCGTCGCCCTCATGGACGCTCTCGCTCAAAGCTGCGTGCAGTATTCTTCCCCAGGTTTTGAGTAACTTCTGTCTCCAGCCTCGTTGTCTCGCGAGGCTTTCAGGATtggagaggcggcgaagcaCGCTTCCGTTTCCGAAGGGCAACTTTAGGTTACGGAGGTTCTTTCTAGTCTCCACAGGCGGAGATGAGTGGTCTCTtgcgtgtctgtctgtgGGCGAAGGACGCAGCGTTCTCGTATCCTTTGAACTGTGTCGTGGGTGGGGAGGCTCGGTTGCCTGGCGCTAACAGAACGTGGTTTCTGGTGAGGCGCCCGGGGAAACGGGCGAGACACGTCGTGGGATTCTCGGCTTAGAACAGACAGGCGCAAGCAACGCGCACTCGCCAGCCGACACCCACCGGAAATAGGGAGCCTTCGTGGACACAGCGTGGCAGGTGGCAGTGCAGTCCTCTGTCACTTCCCCGATGGCGTTTCATTGTTTGAAAATGTGTCTTCAGGCGGCAAATTCTGCCGCGAAGAAGTGCGAATCAATTGCATGCGGTTTTGGCGTCAGTTCCCGTCGCGTGTGCAGCAGAGTTCGCGTTCCCTCGGGTGTTATACGAAGCAAAGGAGTAAATGTCTTTTGGTTTTCCCGTTTGGGCGACGGCGGGGAGCGGAAATAGGGGTAAACGCTGCACACAGCTTTGTTCTGGAAATTTTGTTGTCGACTTGGGGAACGTTCTGTCGAGCTTGGAGGTCAGTGACTTTTTTTTAGTGGCGTACGCACTTCTGCATTTGCATAGAACGGGGGCTTTCCACCTTCGTTCAAA
This genomic interval carries:
- a CDS encoding hypothetical protein (encoded by transcript TGME49_209740) — protein: MALTEAEKAFPSAMEVSGEKAGIEAHAFADSTDNDSSSEQSRDERESLLRHPRALTSTVALSASVPDSENSFKDSETALEEGNAYTSALLDPEDSYDPTKKEAKETKGDTKSETKKEPEGETKGDRETDAVGEEREFQESQQSPVAAACVEVIAAMKEDEFFAEASRLIRRERFRYLEGIRMMKEDHSYLDLADEDNGAPSKLVALMDALAQSCVQYSSPGFE